The following are encoded in a window of Citrobacter freundii genomic DNA:
- a CDS encoding DUF1869 domain-containing protein produces the protein MSKATYTVTVTNNSNGVSVDYETEAPMTLLVPDVAAEVVKDLVNTVRSYDTENEHDVCGW, from the coding sequence ATGAGTAAAGCAACCTATACCGTCACCGTAACCAATAACAGCAATGGCGTTTCTGTTGATTATGAAACGGAAGCGCCAATGACGCTGTTGGTACCCGACGTGGCAGCCGAAGTGGTCAAAGATCTGGTGAATACCGTACGTTCGTACGATACAGAAAATGAGCACGATGTTTGCGGCTGGTAA
- the yeaR gene encoding DUF1971 domain-containing protein YeaR — translation MLQIPQNHIHTRSTPFWNKDTAPAGIFERHLDKGTRAGVYPRLSVMQGAVKYLGFADEHSPEPVEVMIIEAGQFGVFPPEKWHNIEVMTDDTYFNIDFFVAPEVLMESANQRKVVRTGKE, via the coding sequence ATGCTTCAAATTCCACAGAATCACATTCATACACGCTCAACGCCGTTCTGGAACAAAGACACTGCGCCTGCCGGAATTTTCGAACGCCACCTTGATAAAGGTACCCGTGCGGGGGTTTATCCTCGACTGTCGGTTATGCAGGGGGCGGTCAAATATCTCGGATTCGCAGATGAGCACAGCCCGGAGCCCGTAGAGGTGATGATTATTGAAGCCGGTCAGTTTGGCGTTTTTCCACCGGAAAAATGGCATAACATCGAAGTGATGACCGACGACACCTACTTTAATATCGATTTTTTCGTTGCGCCTGAGGTTCTGATGGAGAGTGCTAATCAACGAAAAGTCGTGCGTACCGGCAAGGAGTGA
- the leuE gene encoding leucine efflux protein LeuE translates to MFAEYGVLNYWTYLVGAIFIVLVPGPNTIFVLKNSVGRGVKGGYLAACGVFIGDAVLMFLAYAGVAALIKTTPVLFNIVRYLGAFYLLYLGAKILYATLKSKAAETAAEETPFGAIFKRALILSLTNPKAILFYVSFFVQFIDVNAPHSGLSFFILAITLEIVSFFYLSFLIFSGAFVTQYIRTKKKLAKVGNSLIGLIFVGFAARLATLQS, encoded by the coding sequence GTGTTCGCAGAGTATGGAGTTCTGAATTACTGGACGTATTTGGTGGGGGCTATTTTTATTGTACTGGTACCGGGGCCCAATACGATATTCGTGCTGAAGAACAGCGTAGGGCGAGGGGTGAAGGGCGGTTACCTTGCAGCCTGCGGGGTGTTCATCGGTGATGCCGTGCTGATGTTTTTGGCCTACGCAGGGGTTGCGGCACTGATCAAAACAACGCCCGTTTTGTTTAATATCGTGCGTTATCTGGGGGCTTTTTATCTGTTATATCTCGGCGCGAAGATTCTGTATGCTACGTTAAAGTCGAAGGCCGCGGAGACTGCGGCCGAAGAAACGCCCTTTGGTGCTATTTTCAAACGTGCATTAATTTTGAGTTTGACTAATCCAAAAGCCATTCTGTTTTATGTGTCGTTTTTCGTTCAATTTATTGACGTCAATGCACCACATTCAGGGTTGTCGTTCTTTATTTTGGCCATTACGCTTGAAATCGTGAGCTTCTTCTATCTGAGTTTCCTTATTTTCTCCGGTGCTTTTGTCACGCAGTATATTCGCACCAAGAAGAAACTGGCGAAGGTGGGCAATTCTCTCATCGGTTTAATTTTTGTGGGATTTGCCGCCCGTCTGGCGACGCTTCAGTCTTAA
- a CDS encoding ABC transporter substrate-binding protein, whose amino-acid sequence MINGKLARLTCALTLAFSTSLFAAQPAVEGQTLKLAIGPEPTEGFDPMLGWSHGSYLLLHAPLLKQNADMSWGSLLTEKVETSADGKTWTLTLKPDLKFSDGSPLTAEDVVFTFNKAAKSGGKIDMGNFTHARLKDNRTVEMTLRSPQSTFVNVLGSLGIVPAKQYDEKTFARNPIGAGPYRLVSFQPGQQLIVEANPWYAGKKNDFNRLVFVFLDEDNAYAAARSGQLGLVRIAPSMAVAPQQDNLKLWVRNSVENRGIVFPMVPAGKKDANGYPVGNDITADVAIRRAINYAIDRKQLAEQVMEGHAIPAYSAVQGLPWQGPSVAFKDGDSDKARALLEQAGWKVGPEGVRVKNGKAARLTLWYASGDSTRRDLAEAVRAMLEPVGIAVSLQSGSWETVERHMHSNPTLFGWGSLDPMELFHHYSGQAAGVEYYNPGYYSNPAVEQHLKQAIDAPDWQKAVPFWQQVEWDGKQGAGVQGDAAWAWLLNIQHTYLANPCIDLGKGAPEIHGSWSVLNNLDEWTWTCR is encoded by the coding sequence ATGATTAACGGCAAGCTGGCACGGTTGACGTGCGCACTGACTCTGGCATTTTCGACCTCCCTTTTCGCAGCACAACCGGCGGTGGAAGGGCAAACATTGAAACTGGCAATTGGACCCGAACCCACGGAGGGATTCGACCCAATGCTAGGCTGGAGTCACGGCAGCTATTTGCTCCTGCATGCACCTTTGTTAAAACAAAATGCCGATATGAGCTGGGGAAGCCTGCTGACGGAGAAGGTGGAGACCAGCGCTGATGGGAAAACCTGGACATTAACCTTAAAACCCGATCTTAAATTCTCTGATGGCTCCCCGCTCACGGCGGAAGATGTGGTATTTACCTTCAACAAAGCCGCGAAAAGCGGTGGGAAAATCGACATGGGGAATTTCACCCATGCCCGCCTGAAAGATAATCGCACGGTAGAAATGACGCTACGCAGTCCGCAGAGTACGTTTGTGAACGTGCTGGGCTCGTTAGGCATTGTTCCGGCAAAACAATACGATGAAAAAACCTTTGCCAGAAATCCAATTGGCGCAGGCCCTTATCGGCTGGTGAGTTTTCAACCGGGCCAACAGTTGATCGTCGAAGCGAACCCTTGGTACGCGGGTAAGAAAAATGATTTTAACCGGCTGGTGTTTGTCTTCCTGGACGAAGATAACGCTTACGCGGCCGCACGCAGTGGTCAACTGGGGCTGGTGCGTATTGCGCCATCAATGGCCGTTGCACCTCAGCAAGATAATTTGAAGCTGTGGGTTCGCAACAGCGTAGAGAACCGGGGGATCGTGTTCCCGATGGTCCCTGCGGGTAAAAAAGATGCTAACGGTTATCCGGTCGGTAACGATATAACGGCCGACGTCGCGATCAGACGGGCTATTAACTACGCCATCGATCGTAAGCAACTGGCTGAACAGGTTATGGAAGGCCACGCTATCCCGGCGTACAGCGCGGTGCAGGGACTGCCGTGGCAGGGACCGTCGGTTGCGTTTAAAGATGGCGACAGTGACAAAGCACGCGCGCTTCTGGAACAGGCTGGCTGGAAAGTTGGCCCGGAGGGTGTGCGTGTAAAAAACGGCAAAGCAGCCCGTCTGACCTTATGGTATGCGAGCGGCGACAGTACGCGTCGTGATTTAGCCGAAGCGGTGCGTGCCATGCTCGAACCTGTTGGCATTGCGGTGTCGCTGCAATCCGGAAGCTGGGAAACCGTTGAGCGCCACATGCATTCGAATCCCACGCTGTTTGGTTGGGGGAGTTTAGATCCGATGGAGCTTTTCCATCACTACAGCGGGCAGGCCGCGGGCGTTGAGTATTACAACCCCGGTTATTACAGCAATCCTGCGGTTGAACAGCATCTCAAACAGGCCATTGATGCGCCGGACTGGCAAAAAGCAGTGCCTTTCTGGCAGCAGGTGGAGTGGGATGGCAAGCAGGGTGCAGGCGTTCAGGGTGACGCTGCGTGGGCATGGTTGCTGAATATCCAGCATACTTATCTGGCTAATCCGTGCATTGACCTGGGCAAAGGGGCGCCGGAAATTCACGGCAGCTGGTCCGTGCTCAACAATCTTGATGAATGGACCTGGACCTGCCGTTGA
- a CDS encoding ATP-binding cassette domain-containing protein → MLSLQQVSLDVARYRWYGARKWSSLLQDISFDIAPGQMVALVGGSGEGKSLLLQCLLDLLPDNLRVQGAITLDGKTLDRNDIRACRGNTFSYVPQGVQALNPLLTIEKHLKRASQLSGHPWDAGKVTQLLERSQLDTSVLGAFPRQLSGGMAKRVLACHASLSQARYILADEITAWLDAPLANQLLGHLRGLCEQGCGVLWVTHDLTLAARHADRIVALHQGRVSDNVSREQLLRGDISEHLQRQWRALPERNQLFGELNAVLS, encoded by the coding sequence ATGTTGAGTTTACAGCAGGTCTCGCTGGACGTGGCGCGCTATCGTTGGTACGGCGCGAGAAAGTGGTCATCGCTACTCCAGGATATTTCTTTTGATATTGCCCCCGGTCAAATGGTGGCATTAGTCGGCGGCAGCGGGGAAGGTAAGAGTCTGCTGTTGCAGTGTCTGCTCGATCTGTTACCAGACAATCTGCGCGTTCAGGGCGCGATAACCCTCGATGGAAAAACGCTGGACCGTAATGACATCCGTGCATGTCGCGGCAATACCTTTAGTTATGTACCGCAAGGGGTTCAGGCGCTTAATCCACTGCTGACCATTGAAAAGCATTTGAAAAGAGCGAGTCAACTCTCCGGTCATCCCTGGGACGCGGGGAAGGTAACGCAACTTCTTGAACGGAGCCAACTGGACACCAGCGTATTAGGTGCTTTCCCGCGCCAACTGTCCGGTGGGATGGCAAAACGTGTTCTGGCGTGCCATGCGTCACTCAGTCAGGCGCGCTATATCCTTGCTGACGAAATTACCGCCTGGCTGGATGCGCCTTTGGCGAATCAACTGCTGGGGCATTTACGAGGCCTTTGCGAGCAGGGCTGTGGTGTGCTGTGGGTAACCCACGATCTCACGCTGGCTGCACGCCATGCGGACCGGATTGTTGCCCTGCATCAGGGACGGGTATCGGATAACGTGAGTCGGGAACAGCTGCTGCGTGGCGATATCAGCGAACATTTGCAGCGGCAATGGAGGGCGTTACCTGAGAGAAACCAACTATTTGGAGAGCTGAATGCTGTGCTGTCGTGA
- the zinT gene encoding metal-binding protein ZinT — protein sequence MLLASSQVLAHGHHSHGAPMTEIEQKASEGVFDNSHVKDRALSDWDGVWQSVYPYLQSGELDPVFKQKAEKDKSKTAEEYKTYYRTGYATSVDTIGIENGVMEFHTGNKVASCKYDYAGYKILTYTSGKKGVRYLFECKEANSQAPKYVQFSDHIIAPRKSSHYHIFMGNTSQAALLEEMDNWPTYYPYQLKAEAVIDEMLHH from the coding sequence ATGCTGTTAGCCAGTAGCCAGGTACTGGCACATGGGCACCATTCCCATGGCGCACCGATGACAGAAATAGAGCAAAAAGCGTCAGAGGGCGTTTTTGATAATAGCCATGTGAAGGACAGGGCTCTGAGCGACTGGGATGGCGTGTGGCAGTCTGTTTACCCTTATCTGCAGAGCGGTGAACTGGATCCGGTATTCAAGCAGAAGGCCGAAAAGGATAAAAGTAAAACGGCGGAGGAGTATAAAACCTATTACCGCACAGGCTATGCCACTAGCGTGGACACTATCGGTATCGAGAACGGTGTGATGGAATTTCATACGGGTAATAAGGTCGCGTCGTGTAAATATGATTACGCCGGATACAAAATATTGACCTATACGTCAGGCAAGAAAGGTGTGCGGTATCTGTTTGAGTGCAAAGAGGCAAATAGTCAGGCGCCGAAATACGTTCAATTTAGCGATCATATTATCGCGCCACGCAAATCGAGCCACTATCACATCTTTATGGGAAATACCTCACAGGCAGCGCTGCTTGAAGAGATGGACAACTGGCCAACCTATTATCCGTATCAGCTCAAAGCAGAAGCGGTGATTGACGAGATGCTGCATCATTAA
- a CDS encoding ABC transporter permease produces the protein MLYNPTPTLIRLLLSAGGLLFIAIYGNATLDNALSVNLLARHLPPDALHWFGTDNLGRDLWVRCFQGALTSLQIGIGAAVCSGVIALLMAAVSRLHPRMDVLMRLVTDAMLSMPHLLLLILICFTLGGGKSGVVLAVALTHWPRLALILRAEAERVAHSDYLMLTRRLGHGHFYCWRHHYLPALLPQWLTGTLLMFPHAVLHSAALSFLGFGLAPHEPSLGLLLADALRFISHGNWWLVLFPGLMLFSLVMLFDQFARAVHRLWLRGDAC, from the coding sequence ATGCTCTATAACCCAACCCCAACGTTGATTCGCCTTCTGCTGTCTGCGGGCGGTTTACTCTTCATCGCCATTTATGGCAACGCTACGCTGGATAACGCACTGAGCGTTAATCTGCTGGCCCGCCATCTGCCACCGGATGCGCTGCACTGGTTTGGCACCGATAATCTCGGGCGTGATTTATGGGTGCGCTGCTTTCAGGGGGCGTTAACCAGCCTGCAAATTGGTATCGGCGCGGCGGTGTGTAGCGGGGTAATTGCTTTATTGATGGCGGCGGTTTCGCGTTTGCATCCGCGCATGGATGTTCTGATGCGCTTAGTCACCGACGCGATGTTGTCGATGCCGCATCTGCTGCTGCTGATTTTGATCTGCTTTACTCTCGGCGGTGGTAAAAGTGGGGTGGTGTTGGCGGTTGCGCTGACCCATTGGCCGCGTCTGGCCTTGATCCTGCGCGCGGAGGCGGAACGCGTCGCACACAGTGACTACCTGATGCTGACCCGGCGGCTGGGACACGGGCATTTTTACTGCTGGCGTCATCACTACTTACCTGCGCTATTGCCACAATGGTTGACCGGGACGTTGTTGATGTTTCCGCACGCGGTGTTACATAGCGCGGCGTTAAGTTTTCTTGGTTTCGGGCTGGCGCCGCATGAGCCGTCGCTGGGTCTGTTGCTGGCGGATGCGCTGCGATTTATCAGCCACGGCAACTGGTGGCTGGTGCTGTTTCCGGGGTTAATGCTGTTCAGCCTGGTGATGTTATTTGATCAGTTTGCCCGGGCGGTACATCGTTTGTGGTTGAGAGGTGACGCATGTTGA
- a CDS encoding ATP-binding cassette domain-containing protein, whose product MLCCRDVVIRQGGKVLWQNLTFSLAVGERMGICAPSGTGKTTLGRVLAGWQKPTSGEILVDDKPLPVGQYCPVQLVPQHPELTFNPWRSTGDAVRDAWQPDASTLARLHINPEWLTRRPGQLSGGELARIALLRALDPRTRFLIADEITAQLDPSIQRDIWALLLEECQRRPLGMLIISHQQALLDQLCSRRLPWT is encoded by the coding sequence ATGCTGTGCTGTCGTGATGTTGTTATACGCCAGGGCGGTAAGGTGCTGTGGCAAAACCTGACGTTCTCGCTGGCTGTCGGGGAGCGCATGGGGATTTGCGCTCCTAGCGGGACCGGGAAAACCACGTTGGGACGCGTGCTGGCTGGCTGGCAAAAACCAACCTCCGGTGAGATTTTAGTCGATGATAAACCGTTACCGGTCGGGCAATATTGCCCGGTACAACTGGTGCCGCAACATCCTGAATTGACGTTCAACCCCTGGCGAAGTACCGGTGATGCGGTGCGGGATGCCTGGCAGCCGGATGCCTCAACGCTCGCCCGTTTACATATCAATCCCGAGTGGTTAACCCGCCGACCCGGGCAGCTTTCTGGTGGTGAACTGGCGCGTATTGCGCTACTGCGCGCGCTTGATCCGCGCACGCGTTTTCTCATTGCCGATGAAATTACCGCCCAGCTTGACCCTTCTATTCAACGAGATATATGGGCGCTGCTTCTTGAAGAATGCCAGCGTCGTCCGTTAGGAATGCTCATCATTAGCCATCAGCAGGCATTGCTTGATCAGCTTTGTTCGCGAAGGTTGCCCTGGACGTAG
- a CDS encoding ABC transporter permease encodes MKSVVGHFLRLIVLLVLVAAGTFILLSFSPVDPIRAYIGNDLLHVPPEQYARIAARWGLDQPLWERFGHWFARVLQGDLGYSMLFNAPVASVIKERFATSFALLCGAWLMSGLLGTAMGFVAGRFLNRWPDKMICRLSYLLSSLPTFWIGMLLLAVFAVRWPVLPVCCAWEPGNSGDMAGFTERLRHLILPVCALSLLGLGQITLHTRESIASVMKSDFVRFARSQGDKGWSLLRHQVLRHAITPALCLQFASLGELFGGALLAEKVFAYPGLGQATIDAGLRGDVPLLMGIVLFSTVLVFIGNSLSSWLVHVLNRAVERPDAL; translated from the coding sequence ATGAAGTCTGTTGTGGGTCATTTTCTGCGGCTGATCGTATTGTTGGTGCTGGTCGCTGCTGGCACCTTCATCTTGCTCAGCTTCTCGCCGGTCGATCCGATTCGTGCCTATATTGGTAACGATCTCCTGCATGTTCCGCCAGAACAGTATGCGCGTATCGCCGCACGCTGGGGGCTGGATCAGCCGCTGTGGGAGCGTTTCGGGCACTGGTTTGCACGCGTCTTACAGGGTGATCTCGGGTATTCGATGCTGTTTAATGCACCGGTCGCCAGCGTGATCAAAGAGCGTTTTGCGACCTCATTTGCTCTGCTCTGTGGCGCATGGTTGATGTCGGGGTTACTGGGTACGGCAATGGGGTTCGTTGCCGGGCGATTCCTGAACCGTTGGCCGGATAAAATGATCTGCCGCCTCAGCTATCTGCTTTCATCGTTGCCAACCTTCTGGATAGGAATGCTGCTTCTGGCCGTGTTTGCGGTGCGCTGGCCGGTGCTCCCGGTCTGCTGCGCGTGGGAGCCTGGCAACAGTGGTGATATGGCTGGCTTCACTGAGCGTCTGCGTCATCTGATTCTTCCGGTATGCGCCCTCAGTTTATTGGGGTTAGGGCAAATTACGCTGCACACTCGAGAAAGTATCGCCAGCGTGATGAAAAGCGACTTCGTTCGCTTTGCTCGCTCGCAGGGAGACAAGGGATGGTCGCTGCTGCGCCACCAGGTCCTGCGTCATGCGATAACGCCTGCGCTGTGCCTGCAATTTGCTTCGCTTGGCGAACTTTTTGGCGGCGCATTGCTGGCAGAAAAAGTCTTTGCGTATCCCGGACTGGGGCAGGCGACCATTGATGCCGGATTACGCGGCGATGTGCCGCTGCTGATGGGGATTGTCTTGTTCAGCACCGTTCTGGTGTTCATCGGCAACTCGCTCTCTTCCTGGTTAGTCCATGTGCTAAATCGCGCGGTGGAGCGTCCAGATGCTCTATAA
- the ycaC gene encoding isochorismate family cysteine hydrolase YcaC gives MTITYKRVDKDQAAVLLVDHQAGLLSLVRDIDPDKFKNNVLALADLAKYFKLPTILTTSFETGPNGPLVPELKALFPDAPYIARPGQINAWDNDDFVNAIKATGKKQLIIAGVVTEVCVAFPALSAIEAGFDVFVVTDASGTFNPLTRDSAWNRMSSAGVQLMTWFGLACELHRDWRNDVEGLGTLFSNHIPDYRNLMTSYSTLASGK, from the coding sequence ATGACGATTACCTATAAACGTGTGGATAAGGATCAGGCTGCCGTACTGTTGGTCGATCACCAGGCAGGTTTACTGTCGCTGGTCCGTGATATTGATCCCGACAAGTTTAAAAACAACGTGCTGGCGCTGGCCGATCTGGCGAAGTACTTCAAACTCCCCACCATTCTAACCACCAGCTTTGAAACCGGTCCTAATGGCCCTCTGGTTCCTGAGCTGAAAGCGCTGTTTCCTGACGCCCCTTACATTGCCCGCCCGGGGCAGATTAACGCCTGGGACAACGACGATTTTGTCAACGCGATTAAAGCGACGGGTAAAAAACAGCTGATCATCGCCGGTGTCGTCACCGAAGTGTGCGTCGCCTTCCCTGCGCTATCGGCCATTGAGGCAGGGTTCGACGTGTTCGTGGTTACCGATGCGTCCGGCACCTTTAACCCGCTGACCCGCGACTCTGCCTGGAACCGTATGTCTTCTGCCGGCGTGCAGTTGATGACCTGGTTCGGTCTGGCCTGTGAATTACACCGCGACTGGCGTAATGACGTTGAAGGGCTGGGCACGCTGTTTTCCAACCATATTCCTGACTATCGCAACCTGATGACCAGTTACAGCACGCTGGCTTCCGGAAAATAA